A stretch of Crossiella cryophila DNA encodes these proteins:
- a CDS encoding phytoene/squalene synthase family protein, whose translation MYLDSRALDAAGVENKVLRESYEFCRRLLITMDGRSFWAANLLLPPRKRPHMCAIYGLARYADQIVDSGDPRHRAEEFETWSSRLLADLRSGVGGDPIGRALGHTMRTWGIALADIEALLAGMRMDLTITEYATYADLDRYLETLNGSIARLILPIMEPVDPRAEQHTVATSKAAQLTNFIRDIGKDHRRLGRCYLPLEDLERFGVPRSDLGERSTSPALRELVRFQIARAREMWALGSAGVEYLPASSRPASRLATALYSGILDEIERRDHEVLDTRARVSTRRKAALVLREYLPAPRPMAA comes from the coding sequence GTGTACCTGGACAGTCGGGCCCTGGACGCGGCCGGGGTCGAGAACAAGGTCCTGCGCGAGTCCTACGAGTTCTGCCGCCGGTTGCTGATCACCATGGACGGCCGGTCGTTCTGGGCGGCGAACCTGCTGCTGCCACCACGCAAGCGCCCGCACATGTGCGCGATATACGGCCTGGCCCGCTACGCCGACCAGATCGTGGACAGCGGCGATCCCCGACATCGGGCCGAGGAGTTCGAGACCTGGAGTTCCCGGCTGCTGGCCGATCTGCGATCCGGGGTGGGCGGCGACCCGATCGGCCGAGCGCTGGGGCACACCATGCGCACCTGGGGCATAGCCCTGGCTGATATCGAGGCGCTGCTGGCCGGCATGCGGATGGACCTGACCATCACCGAGTACGCCACCTACGCCGACCTGGACCGCTACCTGGAGACGCTCAACGGTTCCATCGCCCGGCTGATCCTGCCGATCATGGAGCCGGTGGACCCGAGGGCCGAGCAGCACACGGTGGCCACCAGCAAGGCCGCCCAGCTCACCAACTTCATCCGGGACATCGGCAAGGACCACCGCCGCCTCGGCCGCTGCTACCTGCCGCTGGAGGACCTGGAGCGCTTCGGCGTGCCCCGGTCGGACCTGGGTGAGCGCAGCACCAGCCCGGCCCTGCGCGAACTGGTCCGCTTCCAGATCGCGCGCGCCCGGGAGATGTGGGCGCTGGGCTCCGCCGGGGTGGAGTACCTGCCGGCGAGCAGCAGACCGGCCTCCCGGCTGGCCACCGCGCTGTACTCGGGCATCCTGGACGAGATCGAACGCCGTGACCACGAGGTCCTGGACACCAGGGCCAGGGTCAGCACCCGGCGCAAAGCCGCGCTGGTGCTGCGAGAGTACCTGCCCGCACCGCGGCCGATGGCCGCCTAG
- a CDS encoding siderophore-interacting protein, translating to MVVRRVVQLSPSVRLITFGGADLAGFASGGNDQRCKVFFPRPERTDFQLPTGGDWYEEYLNLDPSVRPPMRSYTIRRHDPERAEIDIEFVLHGDTGPASAWALRAAVGDHAAVCGPDARHFPVLGNEFHPPADTGYRLLAGDETALPAMMSIVDALGPGERAVVFAEVPDPGDVRPLNTLGDVDITWLPREAGAGVGAALLAAVAAAELPDGLPYAWIAGESTLVKQLRRHLVNGRGLDKRRIYFSGYWRHGGVLD from the coding sequence GTGGTGGTACGCCGTGTCGTCCAGCTCTCGCCCAGTGTCCGGCTGATCACCTTCGGCGGAGCGGACCTGGCCGGCTTCGCCAGTGGCGGCAACGACCAGCGGTGCAAGGTCTTCTTCCCCCGCCCCGAGCGCACCGACTTCCAGCTGCCCACCGGCGGCGACTGGTACGAGGAGTACCTCAACCTCGACCCCTCGGTCCGGCCACCCATGCGCTCCTACACGATCCGGCGCCACGACCCCGAGCGCGCCGAGATCGACATCGAGTTCGTGCTGCACGGCGACACCGGCCCCGCCTCGGCCTGGGCCCTGCGCGCCGCCGTCGGCGACCACGCCGCCGTCTGCGGGCCGGACGCGCGGCACTTCCCGGTGCTGGGCAACGAATTCCACCCGCCGGCCGACACCGGCTACCGGCTGCTCGCCGGCGATGAGACCGCACTGCCCGCGATGATGTCCATTGTGGACGCACTCGGACCCGGTGAACGCGCCGTGGTCTTCGCCGAGGTGCCCGACCCCGGCGACGTGCGTCCGCTGAACACCCTCGGCGACGTCGACATCACCTGGTTGCCGCGTGAAGCAGGTGCCGGGGTGGGTGCGGCGCTGCTGGCCGCGGTGGCCGCCGCCGAGTTGCCCGACGGCCTGCCGTACGCCTGGATCGCCGGGGAATCCACGCTGGTCAAGCAGTTGCGGCGGCACCTGGTCAACGGCCGTGGCCTCGACAAGCGACGGATCTACTTCTCCGGCTACTGGCGGCACGGCGGCGTGCTGGACTGA